The DNA region TGGCAGGCATGAAATCGGCATTCTGTGGATGGTCACGCGAAAAGGCTGCTTAACCTGAAACCATTTCAACCAGGAGAAATTATGGCTACGAAAATTTTTGTGAACCTGCCGGTCAAGGACCTGCAAAAATCCATCGAGTTTTACACCAAGCTCGGTTACACCTTCAATCCGCAATTCAGCGGCGAGACGGCGACATGCATGATTATCAGCGAAGACATTTACGCGATGTTGGGGACGCACGCAATACTCAAATCGTTCACGAAGAAAGAAATCTGTGACACGACGAAATACACCAGCGCGCTGATCAGCCTTTCATGCGAAAGCCGCGCGCAAGTGGATGAACTCGTCGCCAAGGCTATCGCGGCAGGCGGCTCGACTTCCAGCGAGCCGACGGATCACGGCTTTATGTACTCGCACGATTATGAAGACTTGGACGGCAATGGTTGGGGACTGTTCTGGATGGATCCGAGCGCGATTCAATAAAGCGGCTCGCTTACGCCCAGTGCTTCAGCACCACCAAGCCGTTTGCCCAAACGCGCGAACAACTCGGCGATTACTTTTTTGTCAACGCCGATATGCTTGACGAAGCCATCCACAGCGCCGGGCAAATTCCCGGCGCGCGCCTCGGCGTCGTCGAAATCAGGCCGATCATGTGAAGCTAAGGAGTCAGCATGAAACTGAGAGATTCATTGCTAGCCGAGTTTGAACACGAAGCGCAGACGACGCGCAGGCATTTGGAGCGGTTGCCGGATGACAAGCTGGACTGGCGGCCTCATCCAAAGTCGTTTGCGGCTCGGGCGCTGGTCTCGCACATCCTTGAATGCGTGCGTTGGGGCGAGGCGATCTTCAAGCAGGATGAATACGTCTTCGACCCGGCCACTTACAACCATTACCAGATAACGTCCGTCGCCGACTTGCTGCAAACCTTCGATGCGGACGCTGCCAACTGCCAACGCGCGCTGGCCGCTGTGACCGAAGCGGCGCTGACGCAAACCTGGCGCATGAAAGTGGGGGGCCGGACGGTGGTCGAACGAACTAAGATGGACGTTTTTCGGGACTTCACGCTGAGTCACCTGATTCATCATCGCGGGCAGTTGTCGGTTTACCTGCGCCTGCTGGATGTCGCCGTCCCCGGTTCGTATGGGCCGAGCGCCGACGAAAAATTCTGAAACTCCAACCGGAAGGGAAAACCCATGCAAAAAATTACGACGTTTCTATGGTTCGACAATCAAGCGGAGGAAGCCGCGAATTTCTATGTGTCGCTCTTCCGGAATTCCAAAATCATCAGCGTCGCACGGAATGGCGAAGGTGGCCCTGGCCCGGCGAGTTCGGCGTTGCTCGTGAAATTCCAACTCGAAGGGCTGGAATACCTCGCGCTCAATGGCGGCCCCATGTTCAAATTCAACGAAGCCGTTTCGCTGCATATCAGTTGCGAGACGCAGGCGGAGATTGACGAACTGTGGGAGAAGCTTTCTGAAGGCGGCGCAAAAGGCCGTTGCAGTTGGCTCAAAGACAAATACGGCCTGTCGTGGCAGATTGACGCGCGGGTGCTGGGCGCAATGTTGGGTGACAAAGACCCCGCGAAAGCCGGGCGCGTGATGCAGGCGATGCTGCAAATGGACAAGATTGACATCGCCAAATTGCAGCAGGCGTATGACGGACAATAGTAAATCGAACAACGGAGGAATTTATGCAAATCAAATTAGCCAGCGTCACGGTCGCCGATCAGGCACAGGCGCTGGAGTTTTATACAAGCAAGCTGGGCTTCGTGAAAAAAAACGATATTCCGATGGGGCCGTTCCGCTGGCTGACCGTCACCGCGCCCGAAGGCGTCGAAGGCGTTGAACTCGTGCTCGAACCGCTGGGTTTCCCACCCGCGCAAATTTATCAAAAAGCCTTGTTCGACGCGGGCATCCCGGCGACAGCCTTTATCACCAGTGACATTCAGGCGGAATACCAGCGGCTCAAAGACCTGGGCGTGACCTTTCGTGGCGAGCCTAAAAGTATGGGGCCGGTTACCGTCGTGGTTTTTGAAGACACCTGCGGCAATCTCATCAACCTGGTGCAAACCGACGGTTAATCAAGCAAGTGACCGGAAAGGAAAGAACCCATGCCCAGTACGCTCACGGCGCTCCAGTTTAGCCGCCAACTCAAAAGCTGCGGTACGGCAGAAGGCGTGAAAAAGAATCAGCGGTTTTTCAAAGGCGCTGAGTACGCCCCGGATAATCAGATGCTGGGCGTGCCACCGGGCCAGGTGTTTCAACTCGCCAAAGAGTTCAGCGCCTTGCCGCTGGCCGAGATCGAAAAGCTGCTGGAAAGTCCGTTTTACGAAGTCCGCCTGGGCGCCGTCAGCATCATGGATTTTCAGGCGCGCCAGAAAAAGACTGCGATCGCGCACCGGCAAGCGCTGTATGAGCTTTATCTGCGCCGCCACGACCGCATCAATAACTGGGATTTGGTGGATCGGGCCGCGCCCTATGTCGTCGGCGGCTGGCTGGCCGATCAACCGCGCACGGTGCTGGCGAAACTGGCGCGTTCAAAAAATCCCTGGGAACGCCGCACCGCCATCGTCAGCACCTACTATTTCATCCGCCAAGGCGAAGTGGCCGAGACCTTTCGCATTGCCGAATTGTTGCTGAAAGACCAACACGAATTGGTTCAAAAAGCGCTGGGCAGTTGGCTACGCGAAGCCGGCAAGCAGGATCGGCAGCGGCTGTTGGGTTTTCTCGACCGGCATGCCGCCGTGCTGCCGCGCCCGGCTTTGCGTTATGCCATCGAAAAGCTTGAGCCGCAGTTGCGCGCGCATTATCTTGGGCTGAAAGCTGCCAACCAATGACGCTTTCAATCAACTTGCTCGCCCCCGATTCTAATCGCGCTTCACTCCGTTAGGTGGGGAAGCGCTTGTTTCAAAACTATTTTGCCGTGAGGAGAAAACTATGCAAGCAACGCTACAAGACCCCCCTCTCTCGAATGCTCAAAAATGGACGAGCCGTATCCTCAGCGGTCTGCCCGCGCTTTTCCTGCTGGTAGATGGCGCAATGAAGTTGTTCAAACCCGCCCCTGTTGTTGAAGCGACAACGCGGCTCGGCTACCCCGCCAGCGTCATCGTGCCGCTGGGCCTCGTTCTGCTGCTTTGCACCATCATCTATCTGATTCCGCGCACGGCGTTGCTGGGCGCGATTTTGCTGACCGGTTATCTGGGCGGCGCCGTCAACACGCACGTGCGCATGGGCGAAGGCTGGTTTCCGATTCTGTTTCCCGTCGTGTTTGGCATCTTACTGTGGGGCGGGCTGTATCTGCGCGAGCGGCGCTTGACGGCGCTGCTCCCCTTGACGACGCCCGCGCCCGCCGCGTCCAAGAAAATGCTCTGGGGCGGTTATCTACTGAGCATTTTGCCTGCCTTGTTATTGTTTTTCAGCGCCGCGATGAAATTGCTGAAAAATCCGCAAGCCATCCAAGGGTTCGCGCAATTAGGTTATCCGGCACATGCCGCAACCAGCATTGGCATCCTCGAAGCGGCTTGCACGGTGCTTTATCTCATCCCGCGCACGTCCGTGTTAGGCGCGATTCTGCTGGCGGGGTATATGGGCGGCGCGACGGCGACGCATTTACGGGTCGGCGAACCCTTCTTCGTACAGGTTTTGGTCGGTGTGCTGCTCTGGGGCGGGCTGTATTTACGAGACGAACGCTTGCGTGCGCTGTTGCCGCTGCGAAGCTGAACCGGGGGCCAACTCAAAAAGAGAATTCGGTCGTCATAAAATGCAAGGCCGGAAGCTGACTAACAAGCAGTAGCTCCAAATAACTGAGATTGACAAAAAATTCAGGTAGTGGCTCAAAGATGAGAGGTCTTGCCGCGGATGAACGCTGGAAAACGCGGAGCAGTCCTGTTAGCCAATTGAATTGATCTGCGTCGGTCTGCGTTGATCTGCGTTGATCTGCGGCGTGGCCCTCTCCCCATTGAACCACTACCAAAATTCAATCCAAGGAGCTTCTGCGATAAGCAACCTAAGCTGTCCACGGTGCGGATTATCGCAAATCAAGCGTAACGGGCATACTCATTACGGCAAACAGAATTATCAGTGCAGAAATTATGCGTGGCAGTTTGTCGAGGTTTCGCAGCACAGCAGTGAGGCCGAGGGCGACTTGAGCCGGCAGTTATTGCTGGAACGCTTGTCGTTCTCTTTGGTTGGCGATGTTTGCCTAGCGGTTCCGGTTCCGTCTGGCCGGGCTGCCTGGCAAGACGGAAGTGAATTGATCCACGCGACTCAGTGGGCCGAAACTTCTTTGCCGACGGCAACTGCGGCTGACCATTCGGTACGCCGGTCATCCGGCAAGACGGCGCGCACGCGGTAAGCAAGCTGGCCTCTTTGCAGCGCGAGTTGCAGTTCACGATTAAGCAGCCCTTTGGCTTTTGGATTCTCACCTGCGGCAGCTTGCAGCTTGAAACAGTTGCCGCTTTGCGCGCGCACTTTTTGGCTCGCCCCTTCGCCTGTCACCGTTTGTAGCTCATAGCCCGTCGCACGCGGGTAACCGGCCCAGCACAACTTCCAGTTCGTAGACCAGGCGATTGTCTCGTTGGGCAAGTCCCGTACTTCGTCTTGCAAAGTCGCGGTGAGGCCGCTGATGGCGGGCAAGGGCGCAGTCTGGGCCTGCGGTGCGGAACGGCAGCCAGTCAGCAATAACAACAAGCCCGACAACAGGCCCGGCAACAGGCCCGGCAACAAGCCCGGCGACAGGCCCAACGCGCCGCGTCTCAGTTGGGAGCTGAGACGCGGCGCCTTGGCGGCGGTTGAAAGGGTTTTACGGCCTACCATTCGACCACACCGAATTCTTTGTTTTCGAGCATGATCTTGCGGTCGCCGATGATAGTGTTGGCGGGGAAGTCGCATTGTTGAACCACACTGCGCTGGCCGACCTGGCTGTTTGCGCCGATGCGCGAGCGGAAGAAGAGCGAGCGCGCGCCCAGCACGAAATTGGCCCCCGTGATGGTGTAATCCTCAAACTCAGTCGGCCCGCCGTGCACGATGCTGCGGAAGCCGTAGCTGCCTTTGTCCCCCAAATCCAGATGCGTGTGTTCCAGTGCGTGGAAGGTCACGCCATCTTCCATCAGCGCGATGCTGCCGACTTTGAAAGGCTCGCCTTCGTCGGCCCGCAACGAGATGCGCTGGCCCATCACGCTGTTGAGTTCGGCGGCGGTATTTTTCAAACGCACATCGCCGATGATGCGGTTGCGGAAGCTGGCATTGCGCGTGACCGTCCCGGCGAGCGTCGGCAGATTGGGATCGGGATTGAAATCCGAATGGCCGGGATCGAGGTTGATGCCGGTCAGCGTGTCGGGATCGCTGCTTTGCATCTTGGCGTATTGCTCGGCAAAGGCGAGGTTGACCTCGACCACGCCGTGCATGAATTCGCGGTCAGCCTCGGTGACGGGCGCGAGTTTGCCATTGGTCAAATTCACATCGGCGTTGGTGGCGATGTTTTTACCGGGCAGCACTTTCAACCCGGATGGAATGATGACGCCGGGGCCGACGCGGGCGAGCGCGCCGACCATCGCATCCATCTGCACCGTCGCGCCTTCGACCACGGCGTTAAAGCTGACGAAGGACGGGCAATGTTTCGCGTTCTCAGGGCATTTCCCGCCCACGCCAAGACTGGCGGGGAAGCTGCGGCGTGAACCAAAAGGCGAGACCGGATCGCTGACGCCACGGACAGTGCCGCCGTGCGCCACGATGGCCTCATCGCCCAGCGTGACCGAGCCGAGACTGGCGTCGAGCAAGGTGTTGTCTTGCACGTTGCTATCGTTGCCGATCGTGATGTAACGGTTGCCGCCGAACGAACCGGTGCGCAACGTGGCGAACGGGCCGACATAGACATGCTCGCCCAGCGAAATGTTCTGGCGGTAGTTGAGATTGGCCGTGGGGTCAATAAAGCTTAGCCCTGCTGCCTGACCGACGGTGCTGTACGCATGACTTGCGGCTTGCGTTGCGGCGGCTAGCAACAGCAAGACCAGCCAACGATGGTGCGAAATGTGTTTGTTCAACATTGGTTCTCCTGGTCGTGTTGGGGGAATAGCGGGCTTCCAATCCGCTACCGTGACTAGAGTGAAATATATTAGTGATGACTGGCTGCGCCGCCTACCCGCGCGGGTTGGCGGTTTAGAGCGATCAGGAAGAACAGACAGTCATCAAGCGTATGGAATGTTGCCGTGATATGGATTTGCCGGATAGAACCAAGTGAAGGAAAGGATGCATTGGCAAAATACACGTGCCCAGCAGGCATCGTCAATCAAATTTGTTGTTCGATTGGCAGGTTCAATCGGACGATTGAGTTATCTTCGCTCGCGCGGGGCCAAAACGAAAAAGCCGGGCAGCTTCTGGCGCCGCCCGGCCTTATCAACCTACCGTGAAGGCCTTACTTGAAGCTCACCTTCACCGTATTCGCGGCCTTGCCATCCACCTGTAGATTCAAGTCCACCAGCCCGCGCCCCGCCAGGCTGCGCGGCAAGGCGAGGTTGAGTTGATCCACGCCAATCAAACCCGGCGCAGGCCCGGCGTAGGAAACCGGCGCCGAAACGATGGGCAGGGGCAGGTTGGGGTTGCCGATGTCAACTTCGACATTGTCGAGCGAACTGCGATTGCGGAAGCCTGTGCCAAAGAGCACCAGCACGACCGTGTCCGTACTCGGCCCCAGATCAATCGGCAGCGGATTGAAGCGTTGTGCCGCCGGATCGAAGACCGCAATCGGTTCGAAGGTTTGCACGCCGTCCCGCACGCGCACCAGCACGCCCGCCGGTACGTCGCGCCCGTTGGCATTGGCCGTGAAGAGCGCGGGCGCGACCGCGACGATGTTAATCATCCCCAGCGCCAACCCGCCGTTGGCATTCTTGATCGTCACCATTGCCGTGCCGATGGCCGTTCCCCCCGGCACTAGATAGTTCACTTGGCCGGGCGAGACGAAGAAGAGCGGGGCCAAACGTTCGACGCCCGCGCTGTCTTTGATGGTCACGGTCGTGCCGCCCAAGGTCGTGGGCAGCGGCGTGATTTGGGGCGCTTGCGTAGTGCCCGCCAGCGCGGTGCCGAAGGCGGCGACGATGCTGTCCACCGTGATTTCACCTGTGAGGAAGCTGGCGGCGGAAACCTGCGCCAGCGCGGTTGCGGCGGCCTGGGTCACGGTGAAGGTTTGCCCCCCGATGGTCAGCGTGCCCGTGCGCGCCGCGCCCGTGTTGGCGGCGGCGGTGAAGTTCACGGTGCCGTTGCCCGTGCCGCTGGCTCCGCCAGTGATTGTCAACCAGGCGTCATTGCTCACAGCCATCCAGGCGCAGCCCGTGGGCGAGGTCACGGCGGTCATCCCCGTGCCGCCCGCCGCCGGGAAATTCTGGCTGGTCGGATTGAGGGTGTAGGTGCAATTGGCCGCTTGATTGACAGTGAAGGTTTGCCCGGCCACGGTGAGCGTGCCCGTCCGCGCCAAGCCTGGATTCGCGGCGACGGTGAAGGTAACAGGCCCGTTACCGGTGCCGGTCGCGCCCGTGTTGATGGTGATGAAGGCCGCGTTACTCGCCGCCGTCCACGGGCAACCCGCCACGCTGGTTACGTTGAGCGTGCCCGTGCCACCCGCCGCCGCGACGTTCTGTGACGTAGGGGCGATGGTATAGGTGCAGCCGGACGCTTGATTGACGGTGAAGGTTTGGCCTGCAATCGTCAATGTGCCAGTGCGGGCCGGGCCGGTGTTGGCGGCAGCCGTGAACGTCACGTTGCCATTGCCCGTGCCGGTCGCGCCGGTATTGATCGTCAGCCAGGCCGCATTGCTCGCCGCTGTCCAGGTGCATTCGCCCGCCGAAGCCGTCACCGCGACCGTGCCCGTGCCGCCCGCCGCCACGATGTTCTGCGAAATCGGATTGAGCGTGAACGCACAGCCAATGGCCTGATTCACCGTGAAGGTCAGCCCGGCAATGGTGAGCGTGCCAGTGCGCGCCAGGCCGGTGTTGGCTGCCACGGTGAACGTCACCGGGCCGTTGCCCGTGCCACTGGCGCCAGCGGTGACGGTAATCCAGGGCGCATTGCTGGCCGCCGTCCAGGCGCAGCCCGTGCCGCTGGTCACATTGACCGTGACACTGCCGCCCGCCGCCGCTATGTTTTGCGAGTTTGCGCTGAGCGCAAAGCTGCAACCATTCGCCTGATTGACGGTGAAGGTTTGCCCCGCGACGGTCAGCGTGCCAGTGCGTGCTGGCCCGGTGTTGGCTGCGGCGGTGAAGGCGACGTTGCCGTTGCCCGTCCCTGTTGTTCCCGCATTGATTGTCAACCAAGCGGCATTGCTCACGGCTGTCCAGGGGCAATTACTGCTTGAGGCCGTCACGCCCACGGTACCCGTGCCACCCACCGCCGCGATGTTTTGCGCAGCCGGATTGATCGTGAACGTACAGCCCGATGCCTGATTGACCGTGAAGGTTTGGCCCGCCACCGTCAGCGTCCCGCTGCGCGCCGCGCCGGTATTGGCGGCTGCGGTGAAAGCTACGTTGCCGTTGCCCGTGCCCGCCGCGCCCGCATTGATCGTCAGCCAGGGCGCATTGCTCGTGGCCGTCCACGGACAGGTATTGGCCGAAGCCGTGACCGCGACCGTCCCGCTGCCGCCGCCCGCCGCTACGTTCTGCGAGACCGGATTGATCGTGAAGGCGCAACCGGAGGCTTGATTGACCGTGAAGGTTTGGCCCGCGACCGTCAGTGTGCCGCTGCGCGCAATGCCACTGTTCGCCGCGACGGCGAACGCGACATTCCCGTTGCCGGTGCCCGTCGCGCCGGAACTGATCGTAACCCACGGCGCATTGCTGGTTGCTGTCCACGCGCAACTGCTGGCGTTGGCCGTGACGGCGACCGCGCCGTTGCCGCCCGGCGCGGCAAAATTCTGCGAGGGCGGATTGATGGTGAACGCGCACGCGCCGCCTGCCTGTTGAATGGTGAAGAGTTTGCCCGCAATCGTCAGGTTGCCCACGCGTTCAGGCCCGACGTTGGGTAAAACGGTAAACGTGACCGTGCCATTGCCCGTGCCCGACGCTCCGCTCGTAATCATAAACGCGGCGGGCGCATTGCTGACCGCCGTCCACGCGCAAGTGGCGGCTGATGCCGTGACCGTGATGGTGCCCGCCCCGCCGCTCGACGGGAACGATTGCGACATCGGATTGAGCGTAAAGCCGCATCCCACCGGCGTCGCTGTTGGCGAAGGTGTGGGTGTCGGCGTGGGCGTGGGTGTCGGAGTTGGCGTTGCTGTTGGGCTAGGCGTTGGCGTGGGAGTCGGCGTGGGAGTTGGCGTGGGAGTTGGCGTGGGAGTCGGAGTTGGCGTCGGTGTCGGTGTCGGTGTTGGAACCGGTGTCGGCGTGGGTGTTGGCGTCGGTACTGGTGTCGGTGTCGGCGTCGGCGTTGGCGTTGGCGCGACGGTGCAACCCGTGAAGTATTGGGCGCGAATCAGCAGATTAGGGCTGACGACGGTGCCGATATTGACCGAGAGCACAGAGAAATTGCTGCCATCCAACGAAACATAAGAGCGGGCCGCCGGTGCATCCACGTCAATCAACGCCGGTGATTGGCCGTTGGCGTAGGTGATGCGATAGCCGACGAGAAAATCGCCGGAGGTGATCGTCACTGGGGGCACTTCATAGCTGTTGAACTGATTTATCGTGCCGACGGTGGTGTCTATGGTTTGGAAACTGCTGTTGTTGATGTCGGCGTTTCCATCCGCATTCGCGCCCGCCAGAATCGTGATGGCCGTGCCCGCCGGAATGTTGTTTTGTGGCACGAACACGATTGAGACATTGCGCAACGTGGCCGGATAGCTGGTGGGCGTCAAGCGGTTGACATAATACACCGGCTGGCCCGGCAGACCGTTGAACAGCGTGAAATCGGGCTGGCCATCATCAATTGCGAGATCCGTCGCCGCGCCCGTGCAAATGGTGAACGCGGTGGTGACCTCGTCGGCGCAACCGGCTTTGACCAACGTTAGCGGGCCGGTCACCGCGCCCGCCGGAACAGTCGTCGTGATTTGCGTGTTGCTGTTGATGGTGAACGCGGCGTTCGCGTTATTGCTGAAGCGCACTGCCGTCACGCCGGCAAAATTGACGCCGGTAATCACGACGCTCTGGCCCACGCGACCCGACGGCGTAAAGGTGGTCACGACCGGGCAACCGTCGCCCGGCGTGAGCGTGAAGTTCGTATCCGAAATATCGAAAAAGATATTGCCGAGGGCTTCGATTTTGATGCGCGCCTGTGTGCTTAAAACGCCGTTGGGTACGCTGACAATTTGGCTGCCATCATTAGGCGTGCTGGCGCTGAGCACCGTCGTGAAGCTATTGCCGCCATCAGTCGAAAGCAGAATTCTGACGTTGGCCGCCAGCGCGTTCGTGCCGTTCACATTCCACGTAACCGTTTGCGTCGAACCGCCCGTCCAGGTCAGCGCCGTGTTGGGCGCGGTGACGTTGAACGGGCCGGTGTTACTGACGGTGAGCAGCATTGCGTCTTCGTTGACGCCGCCGCGTTGATCGCGCGCTGTCACGCGGAAGTTGAGCGTGCGCGCGATGCTGGGCAAAGCCTCCGCCGTTTGCAGCACATCGTTCGGCGCGGCAAAGCCCGTCGGCACTGTCGCGGGCGGCACATTCGCATTGTTCAAAATATAAGGCAGGCTCGGAAATGTCCGCGTGTTGTCGGTTGCCGGCGGAAAGGCGCGGAAGAGCGGGCGCGTCGTGGCCGCGCCATCCGCCACCTGATCGCCATAGGGCGGATTGGCGAAACTCGCGCCGCCCGCATCGAGTTGTTCCCAGACATAAGTGACTTTGTTGGCGTCCGCCGCGTCGGGATCGCTGCCCGCCGCCGTGAGCTTGAACGGCGTTTGTTTGGGAATCGTGAAATCCCCGCCCGCGCTGACGTTGGGCGGAGTGTTGCCCGTGTTGCTGAGCGTGGCGCACGTCCCATTGCTGGCGAGGTTCGTCAGGATTTCGCGGAAGCTGCCGTTGTGAAAACGCAGGTCGCGCACGAAGGCGATGTTGTCGGTCTGGCAAATGCTGACATACGACATGATCGTGCTGCCGGAACCCGCTTCCCAGCCGGTCAGACCGCTGCGATTGCTGCCCGCGCAACTGCCTGCCGTGCCGTTGAAGCTGTGGCGCGCGCCGAATTGGTGACCGAGTTCGTGCACGAAAACGCCCAAGGCGCTCGGTTCCGCCGCGCCACCGCTATCTCCCAGCCGCGTGGCGCCGCGCCCTTTTTGCGGCCCCAGCCCATCGCCAAAATCGGTGGTCAGGCAAACAACGCCGATGCCCGCGATGCCCTGGCCGCCAAACCCCGAACGCATGCCCAAGACATGGCCGATGTCGTAATTGGCCGCGCCGACCTGATCGCGCAAGATCGGGCGCACCTGATCCAGCATTGTGGATTCGCTGCTGTTGTCGAACGGATCGCTGCCCGCGTTAAAACCGCGTTCGGTGGTGTAGAGAATGTTGGTGTTGCTGACCAGCGTCAGGCGAATCGCCAACTCACGCTCATACACGACATTCGCTGCGTTCACCCAGGCATTGAGCGAAGCCACCGTGCCCGCATTGGTGCCGCCGCCAAAAGCATTGCAGTATTCCCACGTCGCCGCCAACGCCAGCCGGAAAGTGCGCAGTTGCCCGCCCACCGCCACGCGCGGCCCAGCGTGCGTCATGACTTCTGGCGAACCAGTCTCGGTCACGCCGCAACTGAATTCGCCCGCTTCGACGGGGCCGCCAGCTTGCGTCAGGTACACGCCGCTGGTTTGCGGCTCGGCGGCGATGCTGACGACTTCGCCATTGCCCAGAATCGTCGCGCTCAACCCGGCGGGCGACCAGGCGGCGCGCATCGTCATCCCCACGGCATTCGCACTGCCGTCGTCCATGGCTTCGCCGCGATAGCTTTTGATGGCGGGAAA from Acidobacteriota bacterium includes:
- a CDS encoding VOC family protein, encoding MQKITTFLWFDNQAEEAANFYVSLFRNSKIISVARNGEGGPGPASSALLVKFQLEGLEYLALNGGPMFKFNEAVSLHISCETQAEIDELWEKLSEGGAKGRCSWLKDKYGLSWQIDARVLGAMLGDKDPAKAGRVMQAMLQMDKIDIAKLQQAYDGQ
- a CDS encoding acetyltransferase yields the protein MLNKHISHHRWLVLLLLAAATQAASHAYSTVGQAAGLSFIDPTANLNYRQNISLGEHVYVGPFATLRTGSFGGNRYITIGNDSNVQDNTLLDASLGSVTLGDEAIVAHGGTVRGVSDPVSPFGSRRSFPASLGVGGKCPENAKHCPSFVSFNAVVEGATVQMDAMVGALARVGPGVIIPSGLKVLPGKNIATNADVNLTNGKLAPVTEADREFMHGVVEVNLAFAEQYAKMQSSDPDTLTGINLDPGHSDFNPDPNLPTLAGTVTRNASFRNRIIGDVRLKNTAAELNSVMGQRISLRADEGEPFKVGSIALMEDGVTFHALEHTHLDLGDKGSYGFRSIVHGGPTEFEDYTITGANFVLGARSLFFRSRIGANSQVGQRSVVQQCDFPANTIIGDRKIMLENKEFGVVEW
- a CDS encoding VOC family protein, giving the protein MQIKLASVTVADQAQALEFYTSKLGFVKKNDIPMGPFRWLTVTAPEGVEGVELVLEPLGFPPAQIYQKALFDAGIPATAFITSDIQAEYQRLKDLGVTFRGEPKSMGPVTVVVFEDTCGNLINLVQTDG
- a CDS encoding DinB family protein, whose product is MKLRDSLLAEFEHEAQTTRRHLERLPDDKLDWRPHPKSFAARALVSHILECVRWGEAIFKQDEYVFDPATYNHYQITSVADLLQTFDADAANCQRALAAVTEAALTQTWRMKVGGRTVVERTKMDVFRDFTLSHLIHHRGQLSVYLRLLDVAVPGSYGPSADEKF
- a CDS encoding VOC family protein yields the protein MATKIFVNLPVKDLQKSIEFYTKLGYTFNPQFSGETATCMIISEDIYAMLGTHAILKSFTKKEICDTTKYTSALISLSCESRAQVDELVAKAIAAGGSTSSEPTDHGFMYSHDYEDLDGNGWGLFWMDPSAIQ
- a CDS encoding DoxX family protein, whose protein sequence is MLWGGYLLSILPALLLFFSAAMKLLKNPQAIQGFAQLGYPAHAATSIGILEAACTVLYLIPRTSVLGAILLAGYMGGATATHLRVGEPFFVQVLVGVLLWGGLYLRDERLRALLPLRS
- a CDS encoding DNA alkylation repair protein, producing the protein MPSTLTALQFSRQLKSCGTAEGVKKNQRFFKGAEYAPDNQMLGVPPGQVFQLAKEFSALPLAEIEKLLESPFYEVRLGAVSIMDFQARQKKTAIAHRQALYELYLRRHDRINNWDLVDRAAPYVVGGWLADQPRTVLAKLARSKNPWERRTAIVSTYYFIRQGEVAETFRIAELLLKDQHELVQKALGSWLREAGKQDRQRLLGFLDRHAAVLPRPALRYAIEKLEPQLRAHYLGLKAANQ